The following nucleotide sequence is from Pseudoclavibacter endophyticus.
CGACGTCGAGCACGGCACCTGGAACAACAAAGGTCGTCATGGTGGCTCCGTGCGCGAAGATGGGGTGCCTTAGAGTACCGCCATGCGGCTCACCAACGTGGCGCATCTTCGGCTCCCCTTCGGCCGCCTCGTGGGCTACAACGTGACGGTGACGCCGACCGACCGGATGCTGCCCATCTCGTTCGACCAGCACCGACACGTCAGCGTTGGCGACCGTGCGGGCTCGTGGATGGCCGTTTCACTGCGCCTGCCCAAGCCGGTTCCTCGCGCGGCCCTCGCGGCGGCGTGGCTCGCGGTGGTGCGCCGGCACGGGACCCTGCGGTCGGTGTTCGAGCGCGGCGACGACGGCGGGCTCGTACTGCGGGAGGTTGAGATCGGCGAGGGGGAGTGGGCGCCGCACGAGATCGCGCCGGGGCAGACGGTGAGCGACGCCCTGCGTGAGGTCATCGACGCCACGTGCACGCCGTTCAGCCGACCATCGCACCGGCTGTGCGTGCTCGAGACGGCCGATGGGCCGACGATCGTGATCGCGGCCGACCACTCGCACGTCGACATGTGGTCGATGCTGGTCCTCGGCCGCGACCTGCTCGCCGCACTCGCGGCCGCGGGCGAGGGGCGGCACCCCGAGTTGGACCCGGCGCCCGCGTTCGCCGAGCACACGCGCGCACTCGAAGACCGGCCGACCGCCCCCGAGGACGTGCGCCGGCGCTGGGCCGAGGTGCTCGCCGCGAGCGGAGACGCCATGCCGAGGTTCCCGCTGTCTCTCGGTGAACCGAGCCCGCAGCGGGAGCGGGTCGAGGTGCGCGATGTGCTCGGGGTCGATGACGTCGCCGCGTTCTCGGCGCAGGCGCGCGACTACGGCGTCTCGACGCTCGCGCTCGTCGTGTCGGCCATGACGCACGTGACCCACGAGCTTGCCGGCAGCCCGCTGCGCGCCGTCTTCCCGGTGCACAGCCGCTATGACGCGACGTGGCTCGACTCGGTCGGCTGGTTCATCACCAACTCGGTCATTGAGTCCGTCGATCCCGACCCGGTCGCATGCGCCGCCGCCGTGAAAGAGGCCGTGCAACTCGGCGCCTGGCCG
It contains:
- a CDS encoding GNAT family N-acetyltransferase; translation: MRLTNVAHLRLPFGRLVGYNVTVTPTDRMLPISFDQHRHVSVGDRAGSWMAVSLRLPKPVPRAALAAAWLAVVRRHGTLRSVFERGDDGGLVLREVEIGEGEWAPHEIAPGQTVSDALREVIDATCTPFSRPSHRLCVLETADGPTIVIAADHSHVDMWSMLVLGRDLLAALAAAGEGRHPELDPAPAFAEHTRALEDRPTAPEDVRRRWAEVLAASGDAMPRFPLSLGEPSPQRERVEVRDVLGVDDVAAFSAQARDYGVSTLALVVSAMTHVTHELAGSPLRAVFPVHSRYDATWLDSVGWFITNSVIESVDPDPVACAAAVKEAVQLGAWPLADVLQPWGGMPEAPRMFAISWLDLRRLPVRIDSLGLEAQYVGATILTDGVMLWFILDAQGLHLRCRYPDTAQGREHVGAWLDALVTHLRSEARASVGGLLTLGNRHFRVQRAARGDVPAIVGLLADDELGRDREVAELAHYEAAFDAIAHDSSHYLVAVRDEGDRIVGTMQLTVIPGLSRAGATRLQIEGVRVAAHERSRGLGTAMLEWAHGHGRARGATVAQLTTDLSRSRAHDFFRALGYASTQAGLTRDL